From the genome of Gallus gallus isolate bGalGal1 chromosome 24, bGalGal1.mat.broiler.GRCg7b, whole genome shotgun sequence, one region includes:
- the ATP12A gene encoding potassium-transporting ATPase alpha chain 2, with translation MVKKKSDVYSVEINGLKDLEKTETGDEVKYKDLKGNKKKKNEELKKELDLDDHKLSTSQLEEKYGTSIDKGLSSARAAEILARDGPNSLTPPKATPEIVKFLKQMVGGFSILLWIGAVFSWISFGIQLAQGAESAFDNLYLGVVLALVVILTGIFAYYQEAKSTNIMASFSKMIPQQALVIRDAEKKEMPADQLVVGDIVEIKGGDRIPADIRLIATQGCKVDNSSLTGESEPQPRSCDFTHENPLETRNIAFYSTTCVEGTATGIVINTGDRTIIGRIASLASGVGNEKTPIAIEIEHFVYLVAGVAISIGVLFFIISVSMRYKILDSIIFLIGIIVANVPEGLLATVTVSLSLTAKRMAKKNCLVKNLEAVETLGSTSIICSDKTGTLTQNRMTVAHLWFDNQIYSADTSEDQTTQPFDQSSPSWTALSKIVTLCNRAEFRPGQENLPIMKRVVVGDASETALLKFAEVVLGDVMNIRARNKKVAEIPFNSTNKFQLSIHETDDPNDKRFLLVMKGAPERILERCSTIMINGKEEPLDSEKAEAFQTAYMELGGLGERVLGFCHLYLPENEFPDTYPFDTDSMNFPTSNLCFVGLLSMIDPPRSTVPDAVSKCRSAGIKVIMVTGDHPITAKAIAKSVGIISATSETVEDIAKRLNVPVEQVNRREATAAVVNGMELKDMSLQELDEILCDHSEIVFARTSPQQKLIIVEGCQRQGAVVAVTGDGVNDSPALKKADIGIAMGIAGSDAAKNAADMVLLDDNFASIVTGVEEGRLIFDNLKKTIAYTLTKNIAELCPFLIYIIASIPMPIGTITILFIDLGTDIIPSVALAYEKAESDIMNRRPRNKKKDRLVNEQLAIYSYLQIGIMQSVGAFVTYFTVYAEQGFLPSTLLGVRVNWENNAINDFEDSYGQEWTKYQRTYLQWTGYTAFFVSITIQQVADLIIRKTRRNSIFQQGLFRNKVIWVGIFSQIGIALILTYGLGHVTALNFTPLRFQYWFVAVPFAVLIWVYDEVRKLFIRRYPGSWWDKNMYY, from the exons ATGGTAAAG AAAAAGTCTGATGTTTACTCAGTTGAGATCAATGGGCTAAAAGACCTGGAAAAAACAGAGACTGGAGATGAAGTGAAGTACAAAGACCTGAAgggcaacaagaaaaaaaagaatgaagaactgaagaaagaacTGGACCTG GATGACCACAAACTCAGCACTTCACAACTGGAGGAAAAGTACGGTACAAGCATCGACAAA GGCCTCTCCAGCGCAAGAGCAGCAGAGATTCTGGCTCGTGATGGTCCCAACTCACTCACTCCTCCCAAAGCCACTCCTGAAATTGTTAAGTTCCTCAAGCAGATGGTGGGAGGGTTTTCCATCCTCTTATGGATAGGAGCTGTCTTCTCCTGGATTTCATTTGGCATTCAGTTGGCCCAGGGAGCTGAATCAGCCTTTGACAAC CTCTACCTTGGTGTAGTCCTTGCACTGGTTGTCATCCTCACTGGTATCTTCGCTTACTATCAGGAAGCAAAAAGCACAAACATCATGGCTAGCTTCAGCAAAATGATTCCACAG CAAGCTCTCGTCATCAGAGAcgcagaaaagaaggaaatgccAGCAGACCAGCTGGTAGTGGGAGACATCGTGGAAATAAAGGGGGGAGACAGGATCCCAGCGGACATCCGTCTGATCGCCACTCAGGGGTGCAAG GTGGACAATTCTTCACTCACAGGGGAATCAGAACCACAGCCCCGCTCCTGTGACTTCACCCATGAGAACCCCTTGGAGACCAGGAACATTGCATTCTACTCCACCACCTGCGTGGAAG GCACTGCTACTGGCATTGTAATCAACACTGGGGACCGCACGATCATTGGGCGGATTGCCTCTCTTGCATCAGGAGTAGGAAACGAGAAAACACCCATTGCTATTGAGATAGAACACTTTGTCTACCTGGTGGCAGGAGTGGCCATTTCCATCGGTGTCCTcttcttcattatttctgtaTCAATGCGATACAAGATTCTGGACTCGATCATTTTTCTCATTGGCATCATTGTGGCAAACGTGCCAGAGGGACTGCTAGCCACAGTAACA GTGAGCCTGTCTCTGACAGCCAAGCGGATGGCAAAGAAGAACTGTTTGGTGAAGAACTTGGAAGCTGTGGAAACGCTTGGCTCTACTTCCATCATCTGCTCTGACAAGACAGGGACCCTCACGCAGAACAGGATGACTGTCGCCCACCTCTGGTTTGATAATCAAATCTACTCAGCTGATACCAGTGAAGATCAAACAA ccCAGCCTTTTGACCAAAGCTCCCCATCATGGACAGCACTATCAAAAATTGTAACTCTATGCAACCGAGCAGAATTCAGACCAGGACAGGAGAATCTCCCAATAATGAAG agagtggtggtgggTGATGCCTCCgaaacagctctgctgaagtttGCAGAAGTTGTTCTGGGTGATGTCATGAATATCCGAGCACGGAACAAGAAAGTGGCTGAAATTCCCTTCAACTCTACCAACAAATTCCAG CTCTCCATTCATGAGACTGACGATCCCAATGACAAACGCTTTCTGCTGGTGATGAAAGGTGCCCCAGAGAGGATCTTAGAGAGATGCAGCACTATCATGATCAATGGGAAAGAAGAACCACTGGACAGCGAAAAGGCAGAAGCTTTCCAAACAGCATACATGGAGCTGGGAGGCCTGGGAGAAAGAGTGCTTG GTTTCTGTCACCTGTACCTGCCTGAAAATGAGTTTCCAGACACCTACCCATTTGACACAGACTCCATGAATTTCCCCACCTCCAATCTATGCTTTGTTGGGCTCTTATCTATGATTGACCCACCTCGTTCCACAGTGCCAGACGCTGTCTCAAAGTGCCGCAGCGCTGGGATCAAG GTTATCATGGTCACTGGTGATCACCCAATCACTGCTAAGGCCATTGCCAAGAGCGTGGGCATCATTTCAGCCACCAGCGAGACGGTGGAAGACATTGCGAAGCGCCTCAACGTTCCTGTTGAGCAAGTCAATAGACG GGAGGCTACAGCAGCAGTAGTGAACGGGATGGAGCTGAAGGACATGAGCTTGCAGGAGCTGGATGAAATTCTGTGCGACCATTCGGAGATCGTCTTTGCACGGACCTCACCCCAGCAGAAACTGATCATAGTGGAAGGCTGCCAAAGGCAG GGTGCAGTCGTTGCTGTGACTGGAGATGGAGTCAATGACTCCCCTGCTCTTAAAAAAGCAGACATTGGAATTGCTATGGGCATTGCTGGTTCTGATGCAGCTAAAAACGCAGCTGATATGGTACTGCTGGATGATAACTTCGCTTCTATAGTCACAGGAGTGGAAGAAG GCCGTTTGATCTTTGACAACCTAAAGAAAACAATTGCCTACACTCTGACTAAGAACATTGCTGAGCTCTGTCCCTTTCTTATCTACATCATTGCCAGCATTCCAATGCCCATTGGCACCATCACCATCCTATTCATTGACCTGGGAACAGACATT ATCCCCTCTGTTGCGTTAGCCTATGAAAAAGCTGAAAGTGATATTATGAACAGGAGACCTcgaaacaaaaagaaagacaggCTGGTGAACGAGCAGCTGGCTATATACTCCTATCTGCAGATTG GTATCATGCAGTCAGTGGGAGCCTTTGTGACATATTTTACAGTGTATGCAGAACAAGGCTTCCTCCCCTCCACACTGCTTGGCGTTCGAGTCAACTGGGAAAACAATGCTATTAATGACTTTGAGGACTCTTATGGACAGGAATGG ACTAAATACCAGAGGACGTACCTGCAGTGGACTGGCTACACTGCCTTTTTTGTCAGCATCACCATTCAGCAAGTCGCAGATTTGATTAtcaggaaaacaagaagaaattccaTTTTCCAGCAGGGTCTTTTCCG GAACAAAGTCATCTGGGTGGGTATATTTTCCCAGATAGGAATTGCTCTGATTCTCACCTATGGTCTTGGACACGTTACAGCCCTGAACTTCACACCTCTGAG GTTTCAGTACTGGTTTGTGGCTGTACCGTTTGCTGTCTTGATATGGGTCTATGATGAGGTCCGTAAGCTGTTTATCAGGAGATACCCGGGAA GTTGGTGGGACAAGAACATGTATTACTGA